The following coding sequences are from one Caldilineales bacterium window:
- a CDS encoding DUF4126 domain-containing protein: protein MNIFSAFGLASAAGLNAYLPLLIVGLLSRYTDLLNLAAPWDTLENPWVLAVLAVLLLIEMTVDKIPAVDSLNDGIQTFVRPAAGAILFAASGSIVTDLSPVLAMIAGILVAGGVHGVKAAARPVVTATTAGLGNPVVSVVEDVASATITVLSILVPALAALTLALLLFLVLRRIRRRSTADRP, encoded by the coding sequence ATGAACATCTTCTCCGCCTTTGGCCTGGCCTCGGCTGCCGGCCTCAACGCCTACCTGCCCTTGCTCATCGTCGGCCTGCTCTCGCGCTACACCGACCTGCTCAACCTCGCCGCGCCCTGGGACACGCTCGAGAACCCGTGGGTGTTGGCCGTGCTGGCCGTGCTGTTGCTGATCGAAATGACGGTGGACAAGATCCCCGCGGTGGACAGCCTCAACGACGGCATCCAGACCTTCGTGCGGCCGGCGGCGGGGGCCATCCTCTTTGCCGCCAGCGGCAGCATCGTCACCGACCTCAGCCCGGTGTTGGCCATGATCGCCGGCATCCTGGTGGCGGGCGGGGTGCACGGCGTCAAGGCGGCGGCGCGGCCGGTGGTGACGGCGACGACGGCCGGGCTGGGGAATCCGGTGGTGAGCGTAGTCGAAGACGTGGCTTCGGCGACAATCACGGTGCTTTCGATCCTCGTGCCCGCCCTGGCCGCCCTGACCCTGGCGCTCCTGCTCTTCCTGGTGCTGCGTCGGATCCGCCGCCGTTCCACCGCCGACAGACCGTAG
- a CDS encoding MFS transporter, with amino-acid sequence MTPARPLAAISLPPFLRDRRYLANALGHTSIDVLTSCVSLLLAWLSLPLGLSNTAIGLIATGFTFANALTQPIFGWMSDRRGPHYLAAGGAVWIAAFFALSALVSGRNPWLAIVFLIVSALGSGAFHPEGAVNARRVPLAQATTATAVFFLFGQMGSGVGPSLAGSLVDAWGPAGLLALALLTLLTGLWMWRQRPLPRRQHERTPAATRPLVLRLGRLSLVFFAMLLFTRMTVQSTTVTFLPKHLQDLGWSPSAYGVALSVVIIGGAFGNVVGGSLADRVGRWQVVIGSMFLTAPFVWLYLDAHGPAFYVLLFLAGLCVTAGHSINVVMAQAMLPGRQGLASGLVLGFMFASGAVGAAVAGWLGDRIGLAAVLPGLALVAVIGGLFALALPRDFYRADAH; translated from the coding sequence ATGACCCCTGCCCGCCCCCTGGCGGCGATCTCGCTGCCGCCGTTTTTGCGCGACCGGCGCTATCTGGCCAACGCCCTGGGTCACACCAGCATCGACGTCCTCACCAGCTGCGTCTCGCTGCTGCTGGCCTGGCTCAGCCTGCCGCTGGGCCTCAGCAACACCGCCATCGGCCTCATTGCCACCGGCTTCACCTTCGCCAACGCCCTCACCCAACCGATCTTCGGCTGGATGAGCGACCGCCGCGGCCCCCACTACCTGGCTGCGGGCGGGGCGGTGTGGATCGCCGCCTTTTTCGCCCTCTCGGCCCTGGTCTCTGGCCGCAACCCCTGGCTGGCCATCGTCTTCCTGATCGTCTCGGCCCTCGGCTCCGGCGCCTTCCATCCCGAAGGCGCGGTCAACGCCCGCCGCGTGCCCCTGGCCCAGGCGACGACCGCCACCGCCGTCTTCTTCCTCTTCGGGCAGATGGGGTCGGGGGTGGGACCCAGCCTGGCGGGGTCGCTGGTCGATGCCTGGGGCCCGGCCGGCCTCCTCGCCCTGGCCTTGCTCACCCTGCTCACCGGGCTGTGGATGTGGCGCCAGCGGCCCCTCCCCCGGCGCCAGCACGAGCGCACGCCCGCAGCGACCCGGCCGCTGGTCTTGCGCCTGGGCAGGCTCTCGCTGGTCTTCTTTGCCATGCTGCTCTTCACCCGCATGACGGTGCAATCCACCACCGTCACCTTCCTGCCCAAGCACCTGCAAGACCTGGGCTGGTCGCCGTCCGCCTACGGCGTGGCCCTGTCGGTGGTCATCATCGGCGGCGCCTTCGGCAATGTGGTGGGCGGCAGCCTGGCCGACCGGGTCGGGCGCTGGCAGGTGGTCATCGGCAGCATGTTCCTGACGGCGCCGTTCGTCTGGCTCTACCTCGACGCTCACGGCCCGGCCTTCTATGTGCTGCTGTTCCTGGCCGGGCTGTGCGTGACCGCCGGCCACAGCATCAACGTGGTGATGGCGCAGGCCATGCTGCCCGGCCGCCAGGGGCTGGCTTCGGGGCTGGTGCTGGGCTTCATGTTCGCCAGCGGAGCCGTAGGCGCGGCCGTGGCCGGCTGGCTGGGCGACCGCATCGGGCTGGCGGCAGTGTTGCCGGGGCTGGCGCTGGTGGCCGTCATCGGCGGCCTCTTTGCCCTGGCCCTCCCGCGCGATTTCTACCGCGCGGACGCGCACTGA
- a CDS encoding methyltransferase domain-containing protein, which produces MATSTLVQQQFGAHAEAYVRSAVHAHGDSLRRLAELADPQPGWLALDVAPGGGHSALAIARRARQVIALDLTFDMLAAARAFGRSQSLENIVWVQGDGERLPFPAAAFDLITCRVALHHFPHQAAAIGEWARTLRPGGRLVLVDNISPDEAEAAAFVNRFEKLRDPSHGWLHPLAGLVGFCQQAGLSILHSERLLKPMGFHAWMERMGVPPADRATLTDMLWGSQGPARDFLDPQGSGDETTFSLHEGVILAEKTGAARP; this is translated from the coding sequence ATGGCAACCAGCACCCTCGTCCAACAACAGTTCGGCGCCCACGCCGAAGCCTATGTCCGCTCGGCCGTCCATGCCCACGGCGACAGCCTGCGCCGCCTGGCCGAATTGGCCGACCCACAGCCCGGTTGGCTGGCGCTCGATGTCGCGCCCGGCGGCGGCCATTCGGCCCTGGCCATCGCCCGCCGCGCTCGCCAGGTCATCGCCCTCGACCTCACCTTCGACATGCTGGCGGCGGCGCGGGCCTTCGGCCGCAGCCAGAGTCTCGAGAACATCGTCTGGGTGCAGGGCGATGGCGAACGCCTGCCCTTCCCCGCCGCCGCCTTCGACCTGATCACCTGCCGCGTGGCCCTGCACCATTTCCCGCACCAGGCCGCGGCCATTGGCGAATGGGCGCGGACGCTGAGGCCCGGCGGCAGGCTGGTGCTGGTAGACAACATCAGCCCGGACGAGGCCGAAGCCGCCGCCTTTGTCAACCGCTTCGAGAAGCTGCGCGACCCCTCGCACGGCTGGCTGCATCCCCTGGCCGGGCTGGTCGGGTTCTGCCAGCAGGCGGGGTTGAGCATACTGCACAGCGAGCGGCTGCTGAAACCGATGGGCTTCCACGCCTGGATGGAGCGCATGGGCGTGCCGCCGGCCGACCGGGCGACGCTGACCGACATGCTCTGGGGCAGCCAGGGGCCGGCGCGGGACTTCCTCGACCCGCAGGGGAGCGGCGACGAGACCACCTTCAGCCTGCACGAAGGCGTCATCCTGGCCGAAAAGACGGGGGCCGCGCGCCCATGA
- a CDS encoding nucleotidyltransferase domain-containing protein produces the protein MTTWWRLPDNEQQAVNAIIHGLVARPEFGVLDLILFGSKARGDDTIDSDIDIAVVVAQETNPIRDAIWRLGVRVSLEYDVLFNLFVIDQERWQFMREKGFPLARNIEREGIRLEMDTEAATHLASAPHLA, from the coding sequence ATGACCACCTGGTGGCGATTGCCCGACAACGAACAACAGGCCGTGAATGCCATCATCCACGGCCTTGTCGCGCGGCCTGAGTTCGGCGTCCTCGATCTGATCTTGTTCGGCTCGAAGGCGCGCGGGGATGACACCATCGATTCGGACATCGACATTGCCGTCGTGGTCGCGCAGGAGACGAACCCAATCCGTGACGCCATCTGGAGACTGGGCGTCCGCGTTTCGCTCGAATACGACGTCCTCTTCAACCTCTTCGTCATCGACCAGGAACGCTGGCAATTCATGCGCGAGAAGGGCTTTCCGCTCGCCCGCAACATCGAGCGGGAGGGGATCAGGCTGGAGATGGATACAGAGGCCGCGACGCACTTGGCAAGTGCGCCCCACCTGGCCTAG
- a CDS encoding ATP-binding protein, with the protein MIPRLLQTHITEQVQAGGKIVLIYGARQVGKTTLVQSLLATLPYRSLTISADELRYADVLSSRDLRRLRGLVEGYELLFVDEAQRIPEIGVNLKLLVDNLPNLRIIVTGSSSLDLASKVQEPLTGRAWVHRLYPIALAELAQLHNPFELDDMIEERLIYGSYPEIFALTGDLQRRDYLQTLAASYLYKDVLEIGGIRHSQQLRNLVRLLAFQIGNEVSLTELGSQLQLSKETVATYIDRLEQSFVVFRLGGFSRNLRKEVTKQDKIYFWDVGVRNVAIDNLKPLAERNDVGALWENFVIAERLKRLHYRRELASLYFWRTYSGSEIDIVEEAGGRINAFECKWGRARTRSQETFLAAYPQATVEIINRESYRAYLVG; encoded by the coding sequence ATGATCCCACGTCTACTTCAGACCCACATCACCGAACAGGTGCAGGCCGGGGGCAAGATCGTCCTCATCTACGGGGCGCGACAGGTCGGCAAGACGACGCTCGTGCAAAGCCTGTTGGCAACTCTGCCCTATCGTAGTCTGACGATCAGCGCCGACGAGCTGCGCTACGCCGATGTCCTCTCCAGTCGCGACCTGCGCCGATTACGCGGGCTGGTCGAAGGCTATGAGTTGCTTTTCGTCGATGAGGCGCAACGCATCCCCGAGATCGGCGTCAACCTCAAATTGCTGGTGGACAATCTGCCCAATCTGCGGATCATCGTCACCGGCTCGTCGTCGCTTGATCTCGCCAGCAAGGTTCAGGAACCGCTCACCGGTCGGGCATGGGTTCACCGCCTTTATCCGATTGCCCTGGCCGAGTTGGCGCAACTCCATAACCCGTTCGAGTTGGATGACATGATCGAGGAGCGGCTGATCTACGGCAGCTATCCCGAGATCTTCGCCCTGACCGGCGACCTGCAACGCCGCGACTACCTTCAGACCCTGGCCGCCAGCTACTTGTACAAAGATGTGCTGGAAATCGGCGGCATCCGCCATTCGCAGCAACTGCGCAATCTCGTGCGCCTGCTGGCATTTCAGATCGGGAATGAGGTCTCATTGACCGAACTTGGCAGCCAGTTGCAGCTGAGCAAAGAGACGGTGGCCACCTATATCGACCGCCTGGAGCAATCGTTCGTCGTCTTCCGCCTGGGTGGATTCAGCCGTAACTTGCGCAAAGAGGTCACCAAGCAGGACAAAATCTACTTTTGGGATGTGGGCGTGCGCAATGTCGCCATCGACAATCTCAAACCATTGGCCGAGCGCAACGATGTGGGCGCACTCTGGGAGAACTTCGTCATCGCCGAGCGTCTGAAGCGACTGCACTATCGCCGGGAACTGGCCAGCCTCTACTTCTGGCGCACCTACAGCGGCTCCGAGATCGACATCGTCGAGGAAGCTGGCGGCCGCATCAACGCCTTTGAGTGCAAATGGGGACGGGCGCGCACCCGTTCGCAAGAGACATTTCTGGCTGCCTATCCTCAGGCGACCGTTGAGATCATCAATCGCGAGAGCTACCGGGCCTATTTGGTGGGGTGA
- a CDS encoding DEAD/DEAH box helicase produces MSRVYVALDLETTGLNAERDSIIELGAVRFRDGQVLDTFSQVVNPGRPIPRGIQQMTGISQAEADRAPSLGSVASRFRSFIGDAPLVGHNIKFDVDFLKSNNLYRHNQEIDTWEMAVILLPGLPSYKLGRVAEAFGLSLENAHRAFDDAEASFRIFEALRQRAIALPAAILQQINKLAANSDWNLRDVFAECEREAAAHWGQGRPVEKKKDAGPLFDELRPLEPVAKPQPLDVEDLAGMLGLDGRFALAFENYEHRPPQVAMLRAVAEAFNKSRHVLVEAGTGTGKSVAYLIPALAWANQTGRRVVVSSNTINLQDQLFHKDLPDLRRILPFDFKVAVMKGRSNYICQRRLQHLLERPDLTATEISVLARILVWLPGTLTGDQAEITLINGRERAVWGRVCSEGATCSPNRCKDAAGQPCHYYRARRLAEAAHVIIINHALLLADIAVENNAIPAYNYLIIDEAHHLEDAATNALTLTMDHPSFIANLRELAPTGGETRAVGLLADVATAVRNACPPDRAEKTVAFTRELHEAIPSLDMRSYEFMDAVERFIKDLIGKRKFEDNKYDIKQRVTNTERVQPAWVNVEITCDNLTTPFKRFLANLAGLLAALADLGNYNIAKLDELIGSLNSITQALAEVYGLVEAAVFKPDPAAIYWIRYNQQQNAISLHSAPLHVGNLIQTGLMLPRDTVVLTSATLRTQNSFDYLRNRLAIDAADEFVLESPFDYRTHALVYVPTDIPEPNDPAYQTQVEQSILQLALATKGRLMALFTSYAQLQRTAEALRPLLDEAGLTVYIQGEGGSRQQILDAFRKTDKAVIMGTRSFWEGVDVQGEALSALVIARLPFAVPTDPIVSARSETFDNAFYQYSVPEAILHLRQGFGRLIRSASDRGLCVLLDRRVTSKSYGRLFLESLPGCTIKREPLANLPLVARGWLAGTLAPDQPLAPLPAPRPPLPTSRPPATPRRPAAADPFPDFDDYLPAPPPPEFWE; encoded by the coding sequence ATGAGCCGCGTCTACGTCGCCCTCGACCTCGAAACCACCGGCCTCAACGCCGAACGCGATAGCATCATCGAACTGGGCGCCGTCCGTTTTCGCGATGGCCAGGTGCTCGACACCTTCAGCCAGGTCGTCAACCCCGGCCGGCCCATCCCGCGCGGCATCCAGCAGATGACCGGGATCAGCCAGGCCGAGGCCGACCGCGCCCCCAGCCTGGGCAGCGTGGCCTCGCGCTTCCGCAGCTTCATCGGCGACGCCCCCCTGGTGGGGCACAACATCAAATTCGATGTCGATTTCCTCAAAAGCAACAATCTCTATCGCCACAACCAGGAAATCGACACCTGGGAGATGGCCGTCATCCTCCTGCCCGGCCTGCCCAGCTACAAACTCGGCCGCGTGGCCGAGGCCTTCGGTCTCAGCCTGGAAAACGCCCACCGCGCCTTCGACGACGCCGAAGCCTCGTTTCGTATCTTCGAGGCCCTGCGCCAGCGCGCCATCGCCCTGCCCGCCGCCATCTTGCAACAGATCAACAAGCTGGCCGCCAACTCCGATTGGAACCTGCGCGATGTCTTCGCCGAATGCGAGCGCGAGGCGGCGGCGCATTGGGGGCAGGGCCGGCCGGTCGAGAAGAAGAAAGACGCCGGGCCGCTATTCGACGAACTGCGCCCGCTGGAGCCGGTGGCCAAACCGCAGCCGCTGGATGTGGAGGACCTGGCCGGGATGCTGGGGCTGGACGGGCGCTTTGCCCTGGCCTTCGAGAACTACGAACACCGGCCGCCGCAGGTCGCCATGTTGCGGGCCGTGGCCGAAGCCTTCAACAAAAGCCGCCATGTCCTGGTCGAGGCCGGCACCGGCACCGGCAAATCCGTCGCCTACCTCATCCCCGCCCTGGCCTGGGCCAACCAGACCGGCCGCCGCGTCGTCGTCAGCTCCAACACCATCAACCTGCAAGACCAACTTTTTCATAAAGACCTGCCCGACCTGCGCCGCATCCTGCCCTTCGATTTCAAAGTGGCGGTGATGAAAGGCCGCAGCAATTACATCTGCCAGCGCCGGCTGCAACACCTGCTGGAGCGCCCCGACCTGACCGCGACCGAGATCAGCGTCCTCGCCCGCATCCTCGTCTGGCTGCCCGGCACACTGACCGGCGACCAGGCCGAGATCACCCTGATCAACGGCCGCGAGCGGGCCGTGTGGGGGCGCGTCTGCTCGGAAGGGGCCACCTGTTCGCCCAATCGCTGCAAAGACGCCGCTGGCCAGCCCTGCCACTACTACCGCGCCCGCCGTCTGGCCGAGGCCGCCCATGTCATCATCATCAACCATGCCCTGTTGCTGGCCGATATCGCCGTCGAGAACAACGCCATCCCGGCCTACAACTACCTGATCATCGACGAAGCCCACCACCTGGAAGACGCCGCCACCAACGCCCTCACCCTGACGATGGACCACCCCAGCTTCATCGCCAACCTGCGCGAACTGGCCCCCACCGGCGGCGAAACCCGGGCCGTGGGCCTGCTGGCGGATGTGGCCACGGCCGTGCGCAATGCCTGCCCGCCCGACCGGGCCGAAAAGACCGTCGCCTTCACCCGCGAGCTGCACGAGGCCATCCCCAGCCTCGATATGCGCAGCTACGAATTCATGGATGCGGTCGAGCGTTTCATCAAAGACCTGATCGGCAAACGCAAGTTCGAGGATAACAAGTACGACATCAAACAACGAGTGACCAACACCGAGCGAGTGCAGCCGGCCTGGGTCAACGTCGAGATCACCTGCGACAACCTGACCACACCCTTCAAACGCTTTCTGGCCAACCTGGCCGGGTTGCTGGCGGCCCTGGCCGACCTGGGCAACTACAACATCGCCAAACTCGACGAACTGATCGGCTCGCTCAACTCCATCACCCAGGCCCTGGCCGAGGTCTACGGCCTGGTCGAGGCCGCCGTCTTCAAACCCGACCCCGCCGCCATCTACTGGATCCGCTACAACCAGCAGCAGAACGCCATCTCGCTCCACAGCGCCCCCCTCCATGTCGGCAACCTGATCCAGACCGGGCTGATGCTGCCGCGCGACACCGTCGTGCTCACATCGGCCACCCTGCGCACCCAGAATAGCTTCGATTACCTGCGCAACCGCCTGGCCATCGACGCCGCCGACGAGTTCGTGCTCGAAAGTCCCTTCGATTACCGCACCCACGCCCTCGTCTACGTCCCCACCGACATCCCCGAACCGAACGACCCCGCCTACCAGACCCAGGTGGAGCAGAGCATCCTGCAGCTCGCCCTGGCCACCAAAGGCCGGCTGATGGCGCTGTTCACCTCCTATGCCCAGCTCCAGCGCACCGCCGAGGCCCTGCGTCCCCTGCTCGACGAGGCCGGGTTGACGGTCTACATCCAGGGCGAGGGCGGCTCGCGGCAGCAGATCCTCGACGCCTTCCGCAAGACCGACAAGGCCGTGATCATGGGCACGCGCAGCTTCTGGGAGGGCGTCGATGTGCAGGGCGAGGCCCTCAGCGCCCTCGTCATCGCCCGCCTGCCCTTCGCCGTCCCCACCGACCCCATCGTTTCCGCCCGCTCCGAGACCTTCGACAACGCCTTTTACCAGTATTCGGTGCCCGAGGCCATCCTCCACCTGCGGCAGGGCTTCGGCCGTCTGATCCGTTCGGCCAGCGACCGCGGCCTGTGTGTGCTGTTGGATCGCCGCGTGACCAGCAAAAGCTATGGCCGGCTGTTCCTCGAATCACTGCCTGGCTGCACGATCAAGCGCGAGCCGCTGGCCAACCTGCCCCTGGTGGCGCGCGGCTGGCTGGCCGGGACGCTGGCCCCCGACCAGCCGCTGGCGCCGCTCCCCGCGCCCCGCCCGCCGCTTCCCACCTCTCGCCCCCCGGCTACGCCCCGCCGCCCGGCTGCCGCCGACCCTTTCCCCGACTTCGACGACTACCTCCCCGCCCCACCCCCGCCCGAATTCTGGGAATGA
- a CDS encoding phosphotransferase produces MLTKQSAPQPAEPQPEGSAIGSGRTAEVYAWGEGHVLKLYRAEMEPAWVDHEARVGRIVAEAGLAAPAIGDVITVAGRPGIVSERIAGPSMLDDLVRRPWTLWHSARQFAEVHAAMHACRRPQLPSQRDSLIRAVDYAPALPETTRRQLMAALLRLPDGEAVCHGDYHPDNLILSPRGPIVLDWMTGTHGNPDADVARTVLLFRIAVLPEGMPAAKRIMTEVLRRAFLAAYLRAYRRRRPLAGAEIARWMPIVAAARLNEGVAGEQSALIRLAETVG; encoded by the coding sequence ATGCTGACGAAACAATCGGCGCCCCAGCCTGCCGAACCACAGCCAGAAGGTTCTGCGATCGGCAGCGGTCGCACCGCCGAGGTCTACGCCTGGGGCGAAGGACACGTCCTCAAGCTCTACCGCGCAGAGATGGAGCCAGCCTGGGTTGACCATGAGGCCAGGGTGGGCCGGATCGTGGCCGAGGCCGGTCTGGCGGCGCCGGCCATCGGCGATGTCATCACGGTGGCGGGCCGGCCGGGCATCGTCAGCGAGCGCATCGCCGGGCCTTCGATGCTGGATGATCTGGTGCGACGGCCGTGGACGCTCTGGCACAGCGCCCGGCAGTTCGCCGAGGTGCACGCAGCCATGCACGCCTGCCGGCGGCCGCAGTTGCCTTCGCAGCGCGACAGCCTGATCCGGGCCGTCGACTATGCGCCGGCGCTGCCCGAAACAACTCGCCGGCAGCTTATGGCGGCCCTGCTGCGCCTGCCCGATGGCGAGGCGGTGTGCCACGGCGATTATCACCCCGACAACCTGATCCTGTCGCCGCGCGGCCCGATCGTGCTCGATTGGATGACCGGAACCCACGGCAACCCGGATGCCGATGTGGCCCGCACCGTGCTGCTGTTTCGGATTGCGGTGCTGCCGGAAGGCATGCCGGCGGCCAAGCGCATCATGACCGAAGTCCTGCGCCGGGCTTTCCTGGCTGCGTATTTGCGAGCCTATCGGCGCCGGCGCCCCCTCGCCGGCGCCGAAATCGCCCGATGGATGCCCATTGTGGCTGCGGCCCGGCTGAACGAAGGCGTGGCCGGCGAACAAAGCGCGCTGATCCGTTTGGCAGAGACCGTTGGCTGA
- a CDS encoding GNAT family N-acetyltransferase, producing the protein MISRPLRGDQDFWRMRELLIATVPITPIGFNWDMRRLEGKRFYNADLEANRLLARPIQLWETDGGQLAGFVLAEGADDAHLNVHPDFRHLEGEMIDWALAHLAAPAGLEIYVYEYDALRPRLLAARGFHKTDNWGMIRHMRLGAQPLPHPDVTEGYTLRPTNPDDPADCQRIADLLNTAFGRTFHNAAEYANFCQLAPCFHRQLDLVAVAPDRTFAAYVGVPYDAANRRGVFEPVCTHPDHLRQGLATALMQEGLRRLGAMGAVDVTVDTGDSMAANRFYDSFGFTESYRGFAWRKLTA; encoded by the coding sequence GTGATTTCCCGCCCCCTGCGCGGCGACCAGGACTTCTGGCGGATGCGCGAGCTGTTGATTGCCACCGTTCCCATCACCCCCATCGGCTTCAACTGGGACATGCGCCGGCTGGAGGGCAAACGCTTCTACAACGCCGACCTGGAGGCGAACCGCCTGCTGGCCCGCCCCATCCAACTTTGGGAGACCGACGGCGGCCAGCTTGCCGGCTTCGTCCTGGCCGAGGGCGCCGATGACGCCCACCTGAACGTTCATCCCGATTTCCGGCATCTGGAGGGGGAGATGATCGATTGGGCGCTGGCGCATCTGGCCGCGCCGGCAGGGCTGGAAATCTATGTCTACGAGTACGATGCCCTGCGCCCGCGCTTGTTGGCCGCGCGCGGGTTCCACAAGACCGACAACTGGGGCATGATCCGGCACATGCGGCTGGGCGCGCAGCCGCTGCCGCACCCCGATGTGACCGAAGGCTACACCCTCCGCCCAACCAACCCGGATGATCCGGCCGATTGCCAGCGCATTGCCGACCTGCTCAACACCGCCTTCGGCCGCACCTTCCACAACGCGGCCGAGTATGCCAACTTCTGCCAGCTGGCGCCGTGTTTTCACCGCCAGCTCGACTTGGTCGCCGTCGCGCCCGACCGTACCTTCGCCGCCTATGTCGGCGTCCCCTATGATGCGGCCAACCGCCGCGGCGTCTTCGAGCCGGTCTGCACCCATCCCGACCACCTGCGCCAGGGCCTGGCCACGGCGCTAATGCAGGAGGGGCTGCGGCGATTGGGGGCGATGGGGGCGGTCGATGTCACGGTCGACACGGGCGATAGCATGGCCGCCAATCGCTTCTACGACAGTTTCGGCTTCACCGAGTCCTACCGGGGCTTTGCCTGGCGGAAGCTGACTGCCTGA
- a CDS encoding type II toxin-antitoxin system RelE/ParE family toxin, which produces MNQYTVYVIPQALHEIEHLPGHVRQRAKRAIDALEKDPHPPGSKELRPVGDSEYALWRIRLGDWRIVYAITEADRAIDVLTVRRRPPYDYGDLGILLTDI; this is translated from the coding sequence GTGAACCAGTACACGGTCTATGTCATCCCGCAAGCCCTGCACGAGATCGAGCACTTGCCCGGCCATGTGCGACAGAGGGCCAAACGTGCAATCGACGCATTGGAGAAGGATCCGCATCCTCCTGGCAGCAAGGAATTGCGACCAGTCGGTGATTCTGAATATGCTTTGTGGCGCATTCGCCTGGGCGACTGGCGGATCGTATATGCGATCACCGAAGCTGACAGAGCGATTGATGTTCTCACGGTGCGCAGACGTCCTCCTTATGACTATGGGGATCTAGGAATACTGCTGACGGACATCTGA
- a CDS encoding NAD(P)-binding domain-containing protein — translation MNTDSIETIIVGGGQAGLAASYCLQQHGRHHLVLEGADHPAPAWRQRWDSFTPVTPNWCFQMPGAAYAGDGPDSFMPRDDISAFFERYVADHALPVRYGVRVEAVELLAGQPGYRVQTSAGDLAATNVVIATGLFQRPKIPGFAAGLPAKILQLHSGQYRRPDDLPPGAVLVVGSGQSGCQIAEELYKSGRRVFLSIGGAGRGPRRYRGHDIFRWLDWTGFLDRKPDMLPSPKARFAPNPHVSGAGGGHDLNLHQFARDGVTLLGHVRGGDDATLAVAADRNESLAKSDQITAMLVKMIDNYIAKTGMDAPEERLPEWRDGYEGDEMTALNLATAGISSVIWSAGYSFDFSLVRLPVLDGDGFPITQRGVTAFHGLYFLGLPWLYTQKSGLLMGVGADAAFVAGHIAAR, via the coding sequence ATGAACACAGATTCTATCGAGACGATCATCGTCGGCGGCGGCCAGGCTGGGCTGGCGGCCAGCTATTGCCTGCAACAACACGGACGCCACCACCTGGTGTTGGAAGGGGCAGACCACCCTGCCCCTGCCTGGCGCCAGCGCTGGGATTCCTTCACCCCCGTCACCCCCAACTGGTGTTTTCAGATGCCCGGCGCCGCCTATGCCGGCGATGGGCCGGATAGCTTCATGCCGCGCGACGACATCAGCGCCTTCTTCGAGCGTTATGTGGCCGATCATGCCCTGCCTGTGCGTTACGGCGTCAGAGTAGAGGCAGTGGAACTGCTGGCAGGGCAGCCGGGCTATCGGGTGCAGACAAGCGCCGGCGATCTGGCAGCGACCAATGTTGTCATCGCCACGGGCCTGTTCCAGCGACCCAAGATCCCGGGCTTTGCCGCTGGGCTGCCGGCCAAGATTCTACAACTGCATTCCGGCCAGTATCGCCGGCCCGACGATCTGCCGCCGGGGGCGGTGCTGGTGGTGGGCAGCGGCCAGTCGGGCTGCCAGATCGCCGAGGAACTGTACAAGAGTGGACGGCGCGTGTTTTTGTCGATTGGGGGCGCGGGGCGGGGTCCGCGACGCTACCGTGGTCACGATATTTTCCGTTGGCTTGATTGGACCGGTTTCCTCGATCGCAAGCCCGACATGCTGCCTTCGCCGAAGGCTCGCTTTGCCCCCAACCCGCACGTTTCCGGCGCCGGCGGCGGCCATGATCTCAATCTACATCAGTTTGCCCGCGATGGCGTGACGCTTTTGGGGCATGTGCGCGGGGGCGATGACGCTACCCTGGCGGTGGCGGCCGACCGCAACGAAAGCCTGGCTAAGTCCGATCAGATCACGGCCATGCTGGTCAAAATGATCGATAACTACATCGCCAAGACCGGCATGGACGCGCCGGAAGAGCGCCTGCCGGAGTGGCGCGACGGCTATGAGGGCGACGAGATGACGGCGCTGAACCTGGCGACGGCGGGTATTTCGTCCGTCATCTGGTCGGCGGGTTACAGCTTCGATTTCAGCCTGGTGCGGCTGCCGGTGTTGGATGGCGACGGCTTTCCGATCACCCAGCGCGGGGTCACAGCCTTTCACGGACTTTATTTCCTCGGCCTGCCCTGGCTGTACACGCAGAAATCGGGTCTACTGATGGGCGTTGGCGCAGATGCTGCCTTCGTCGCCGGACATATTGCGGCCAGGTGA